A window of the Bacillus sp. A301a_S52 genome harbors these coding sequences:
- a CDS encoding ABC transporter substrate-binding protein — protein MFKKLLPLVLMMSVVLAACGNEETMNEEGEAASPNNTEGNAAEQNNENHSGTDEAVEGEETTVTYLGEDYRVVVPTDKIVAASQEAMEDAAVLGIKPIGAVAHAGEFPEYLGDAMSEATEIGDKMQPSNETLLQLEPDVILGTSKFQPEVVDNLNSVAPMIPISHIATHWKENLRVAAEVAGKADEAESIIEEYEADVAELSESLAESLEDQQVIMVRIRSGNIFVYGEDVYFNPVLYSDLGLTVPDEVTAAESQEMITLEKLAEMNPNHIYVQFEETENADAPEALNDLENNDIWNSIEAVKTDNVYVNAIDPLAAGGTAWSKTEFLNVVKETLAE, from the coding sequence ATGTTTAAGAAGTTACTACCGCTCGTGCTAATGATGAGTGTTGTGTTAGCAGCTTGTGGCAATGAAGAAACAATGAATGAAGAAGGGGAAGCGGCAAGTCCGAATAATACAGAAGGAAATGCCGCTGAACAAAATAATGAGAATCATAGTGGCACAGACGAAGCGGTTGAGGGAGAAGAAACGACCGTGACGTATCTCGGTGAAGATTATCGTGTAGTTGTACCGACAGACAAAATTGTTGCTGCTAGTCAGGAGGCCATGGAAGATGCTGCTGTTTTAGGTATTAAGCCGATTGGTGCTGTGGCTCATGCGGGTGAATTCCCCGAGTATCTAGGGGACGCCATGTCAGAAGCGACTGAAATTGGTGACAAAATGCAGCCGAGTAATGAAACATTGCTTCAGTTAGAACCTGATGTGATTTTAGGGACATCGAAATTCCAACCTGAAGTGGTTGATAATCTGAATTCAGTGGCACCGATGATTCCTATTTCTCATATTGCAACACATTGGAAAGAAAATTTACGTGTAGCAGCTGAAGTAGCTGGAAAGGCAGACGAGGCAGAAAGCATTATTGAAGAGTATGAAGCTGATGTGGCTGAGCTTTCTGAGAGTTTAGCAGAGTCGCTAGAAGATCAGCAGGTGATCATGGTAAGAATTAGAAGTGGGAACATTTTTGTGTACGGGGAAGATGTGTACTTTAACCCAGTGTTATATAGTGATTTAGGTTTAACTGTACCAGATGAAGTAACGGCAGCAGAAAGTCAAGAAATGATCACATTAGAAAAATTAGCTGAAATGAATCCAAATCATATTTATGTGCAATTTGAGGAAACAGAGAATGCTGATGCACCAGAAGCTTTGAACGATCTAGAAAACAATGATATTTGGAATAGCATTGAAGCTGTTAAAACCGATAACGTCTATGTCAATGCCATTGATCCGTTGGCGGCGGGAGGAACAGCTTGGAGTAAAACGGAATTTCTAAATGTGGTGAAAGAGACGCTAGCTGAATAA
- a CDS encoding iron ABC transporter permease — protein MGVKRQLRYIILLSSPITIILVMFLSILSGSTVIHPIDVIEAFLLFDSDNVTHTIIMTSRMPRAVGAMLIGALLAMSGALMQGMTRNYLASPSIMGVSDGAAFAITLSVIFLPALTSLQMVMLSLVGSAIGTGVVFGIASLVRNGLSPVKMAIIGTIIGTFFSSVSAALATYFQVSQTMSFWYNARIHQMSPELLWFTIPFAVAGILLALALANSVTILSLGDETAVGLGQRKGLIKALTMLSVVIMTGISVALIGKVGFVGLIIPHITRFFTGTDYRWVIPCSAVIGGIFLTLSDSLSLYINYPFETPIGVVTAMIGVPFFLYLIKTRGVGSHR, from the coding sequence ATGGGAGTTAAACGTCAGTTACGTTATATCATTCTTTTATCTTCACCTATCACAATCATCTTAGTAATGTTCTTATCTATCCTAAGTGGCTCAACGGTGATTCACCCCATTGATGTGATAGAGGCCTTTCTATTATTCGATAGCGACAATGTGACTCACACTATTATTATGACTTCTCGTATGCCTAGAGCAGTTGGGGCCATGTTAATTGGGGCATTGTTAGCTATGTCCGGTGCCTTAATGCAGGGGATGACCAGGAATTATCTGGCCTCCCCTTCCATTATGGGGGTATCCGATGGGGCTGCCTTTGCCATAACATTGTCGGTTATTTTCTTGCCCGCGTTAACGTCGCTTCAAATGGTTATGCTTTCATTAGTCGGGTCCGCCATAGGAACCGGCGTTGTGTTTGGCATTGCTTCTCTCGTCAGAAACGGACTTTCGCCAGTGAAAATGGCCATTATCGGCACAATTATTGGGACGTTTTTTAGCAGTGTTTCAGCGGCATTAGCTACGTACTTTCAAGTCTCGCAAACGATGAGCTTTTGGTACAATGCGAGAATCCATCAAATGAGTCCAGAATTGCTTTGGTTTACGATCCCATTTGCTGTAGCAGGTATTTTATTAGCACTTGCTTTGGCAAATTCTGTGACGATCCTGTCATTAGGTGATGAAACAGCAGTAGGTCTTGGGCAACGAAAAGGTCTTATTAAAGCATTGACGATGCTTTCTGTCGTCATTATGACCGGTATCTCCGTCGCTTTAATAGGGAAAGTAGGCTTTGTAGGTTTAATTATTCCACACATTACCCGTTTTTTTACTGGGACAGATTATAGGTGGGTGATTCCTTGTTCAGCCGTCATTGGCGGTATTTTTCTAACATTAAGTGATTCCTTAAGCTTGTATATCAATTATCCGTTTGAAACGCCTATTGGGGTAGTGACAGCTATGATAGGGGTCCCATTCTTTCTCTATTTAATTAAAACGAGGGGAGTGGGGAGTCATCGCTAA
- a CDS encoding iron ABC transporter permease produces MLVGGIGLIVFFYISLSVGIYDVSLQQLIDAFLRRNVSENIDLVIFHFRLPRVILAGLIGLGLGIAGGVLQGITKNGLADPGILGINSGAGAAIVVFMFFFQGYVSSTSWFFTLTMPIYGLVGGLAAALIIYLISWEQGRLDPQRLLLTGIAAGAGFGAFTIFLSLKMKAQDFEMATVWLSGSIYSANWMFVLAVIPWFLICVPVIMRRTYMLDLFRMSEESLISIGVSVEKEKSILLLSSIGLISACVSVAGSISFVGLMAPHMARLIVGNEHKNIMPVCGLIGMLLVIGSDFIARTVVAPAEIPVGIIIAIIGVPYFVYLLFKVRM; encoded by the coding sequence ATGTTAGTAGGTGGCATAGGCTTAATCGTGTTTTTTTACATAAGCTTATCCGTAGGTATTTATGATGTGTCATTGCAACAGTTAATCGATGCTTTTTTAAGGCGAAATGTGTCTGAAAATATTGATCTCGTCATTTTTCACTTCCGGTTACCTCGCGTCATTTTAGCAGGTCTTATCGGTTTAGGATTAGGCATAGCTGGAGGTGTACTTCAAGGCATTACAAAGAACGGTCTTGCTGATCCAGGTATTTTAGGCATTAATAGTGGCGCTGGTGCAGCGATAGTGGTCTTCATGTTCTTTTTCCAAGGTTATGTCTCTAGTACGTCATGGTTTTTTACTTTAACAATGCCAATTTATGGACTAGTCGGGGGGCTTGCAGCAGCCTTGATTATTTATCTCATTTCATGGGAACAGGGCAGGCTGGACCCACAACGTTTACTATTAACTGGTATTGCTGCAGGGGCAGGGTTTGGGGCGTTTACGATATTTCTATCATTAAAAATGAAGGCACAAGATTTTGAAATGGCCACGGTTTGGCTATCAGGGAGTATTTACAGTGCAAATTGGATGTTTGTGTTAGCTGTGATTCCGTGGTTTCTCATTTGTGTCCCTGTGATTATGCGCCGTACGTATATGCTAGATCTTTTTAGAATGAGTGAAGAGTCATTAATAAGCATTGGTGTCTCGGTAGAAAAAGAGAAGTCGATCTTGTTATTAAGTAGTATCGGACTTATTAGTGCGTGTGTGTCAGTTGCAGGTAGTATTTCGTTCGTTGGGTTAATGGCGCCACATATGGCAAGGCTTATCGTCGGCAATGAACATAAAAATATCATGCCTGTTTGTGGACTCATCGGAATGTTGCTGGTCATAGGGTCAGATTTTATCGCAAGGACGGTAGTGGCTCCAGCTGAAATACCCGTAGGAATTATTATTGCGATTATCGGTGTCCCTTATTTTGTTTATTTATTATTTAAAGTACGTATGTAA
- a CDS encoding alpha/beta hydrolase gives MNLSDFPNSQVMLSGTRQYEIVSHGNRHYRLLVSVPQTEPPPDGYPVIYALDGNAVFGTFFEAVTMQSKREEKTGVSPAVIVGIGYQTDHLFSSERFFDYTTGSPVMSKPDGGKWPPHGGAEQFLSFIDTELKPLIEGNYSINKKKQTLFGHSLGGLFVLYALLSSPYSFHYYVAGSPSIHWHPDKMIRLAHDFPNRLVNQHISAHVVIGLGEQERYHKSNIGDCAVNMYGILKPYERLGLTSEYVEFAGEGHGSVMLPLINRTIRYSYDPYKKTMSGAKDLSS, from the coding sequence ATGAATTTGAGTGACTTTCCTAATAGCCAGGTCATGTTGTCCGGTACGAGACAGTACGAGATAGTCTCACATGGAAACCGTCATTACCGCCTGTTAGTGTCCGTGCCACAAACAGAACCACCTCCTGATGGCTATCCAGTGATTTATGCATTAGATGGGAATGCTGTCTTTGGCACTTTTTTTGAAGCTGTTACGATGCAGTCGAAAAGGGAGGAGAAAACAGGGGTTTCTCCCGCCGTCATTGTTGGTATCGGCTACCAAACCGACCATTTATTTTCGTCTGAACGATTTTTTGATTACACAACTGGTTCCCCGGTTATGTCAAAGCCTGATGGGGGAAAGTGGCCACCACATGGAGGAGCCGAGCAATTCTTGTCATTTATAGACACCGAATTAAAGCCGCTGATAGAAGGGAACTATTCTATTAATAAAAAGAAACAGACCCTATTCGGTCACTCCCTAGGTGGGTTGTTTGTTCTTTATGCCTTGTTATCCTCTCCATATTCCTTTCACTATTATGTTGCTGGAAGCCCTTCTATCCATTGGCATCCAGATAAAATGATACGGTTAGCCCATGATTTTCCGAATCGTCTAGTGAATCAACATATATCGGCTCATGTTGTGATAGGTTTAGGAGAACAAGAGCGCTATCATAAAAGTAATATCGGTGATTGTGCTGTTAACATGTACGGCATCCTTAAACCGTATGAAAGGCTAGGATTAACGTCTGAATACGTGGAATTTGCCGGTGAAGGGCATGGTTCTGTCATGCTTCCCCTTATTAATCGAACGATACGCTATTCGTACGATCCTTACAAAAAAACTATGTCAGGTGCGAAAGACTTATCTTCTTAA
- a CDS encoding 2,3-dihydro-2,3-dihydroxybenzoate dehydrogenase — MTYEGLAGKVAVVTGGAQGIGAAIVRALVDQGATVAAVDCNETFVKKPHLSLAENEEAVHRFKCDVTEKESVDHLIQTIETTVGPISILVNVAGILKTGAVHELSKEDWHATFAVNTTALFYISQAISRFMITRQDGVIVTVGSNAAYIPRMNMSAYAASKAAATMFSKCLGLELAQHNIRCNSVSPGSTDTPMQRNMWKGGNGEQRVIDGNKQEYRTGIPLKRIAEPADIADAVLFLASEKSRHITMHDIRIDGGATLGV; from the coding sequence ATGACTTATGAAGGGTTAGCTGGAAAGGTGGCTGTTGTCACCGGAGGAGCACAAGGAATTGGCGCAGCCATCGTTCGAGCTTTGGTAGATCAAGGAGCGACAGTAGCAGCGGTCGATTGTAACGAGACATTTGTTAAGAAACCGCATCTATCGTTAGCAGAAAATGAAGAAGCTGTTCACCGTTTTAAGTGCGATGTGACAGAGAAAGAAAGTGTTGATCATCTGATACAAACGATTGAGACAACAGTTGGTCCCATCAGTATTTTAGTAAATGTTGCTGGCATTTTAAAAACAGGTGCTGTACATGAGTTATCTAAGGAAGATTGGCATGCGACATTTGCTGTTAACACAACGGCTTTGTTTTATATATCGCAAGCTATCAGCCGGTTTATGATCACTCGCCAGGATGGCGTGATCGTGACAGTAGGTTCTAATGCGGCTTATATACCACGGATGAATATGTCAGCTTACGCCGCATCTAAAGCAGCAGCGACGATGTTCTCGAAGTGTCTCGGTTTGGAATTGGCACAGCATAATATTCGATGTAATAGTGTATCGCCAGGCTCTACAGATACTCCTATGCAACGAAACATGTGGAAAGGCGGGAATGGAGAACAACGTGTGATTGATGGAAATAAACAGGAATATCGCACCGGTATCCCGTTAAAAAGAATAGCTGAACCTGCTGATATTGCTGATGCTGTTTTATTTCTCGCATCTGAAAAGTCGCGGCATATTACAATGCACGACATTCGTATTGATGGTGGCGCAACACTAGGAGTTTAA
- the dhbC gene encoding isochorismate synthase DhbC, giving the protein MMKTSLPNEEKAEQLLYDYTPESSFFLASSNHTLLANGVFTCLRHDTTKYHSLQGQVDAALDKAKRYGLSDNPIVVGAIPFNSQQQAYLKVPLFTSWSGALPFKQMTNISGEAPVSSYTIKPVPLPEEYEQAVNQGLNKISTGELKKIVLSRSLEVTTEEKVNIRDLLYRLAMANPDGYTFAVNLNDDTTLDSGQKALIGASPELLISKNGLKVTANPLAGSAPRSQYPDEDTKLSSALLSSVKDRHEHAVVVDSVVEALKPFCKSLYVPEEPSLLHTKTMWHLSSVIEGTLASEEVTSLQLAQALHPTPAVCGTPTPIAKKAILSIEPFDRGLFTGMVGWNDSRGDGEWIVTIRCAEVADYSLKLFAGAGIVNGSTPEGELAETSAKFQTMLQAVGMSRDEAVLIRGRKDAETL; this is encoded by the coding sequence ATGATGAAAACAAGCTTGCCAAATGAAGAGAAAGCTGAACAACTACTTTATGATTATACGCCTGAATCCTCTTTCTTTTTAGCGTCTTCAAATCATACATTATTGGCCAATGGTGTTTTCACATGCCTAAGACACGATACTACTAAGTATCATTCCTTACAAGGGCAGGTAGACGCCGCATTAGATAAAGCTAAGCGTTACGGGTTGAGTGACAATCCGATCGTGGTAGGGGCTATACCTTTTAATTCTCAGCAACAAGCTTATTTAAAAGTACCCCTTTTTACAAGCTGGTCTGGTGCGTTACCTTTTAAACAAATGACGAATATTTCCGGAGAAGCGCCTGTGTCGTCATACACGATAAAACCTGTGCCGTTGCCTGAGGAATACGAGCAGGCCGTCAATCAAGGCTTAAATAAAATCAGCACTGGTGAACTGAAAAAAATTGTCCTATCGCGATCACTTGAAGTCACAACTGAAGAAAAAGTGAACATCCGAGACTTATTATATCGACTTGCCATGGCAAACCCTGACGGTTATACGTTCGCTGTGAATCTAAATGACGATACAACATTGGATAGTGGGCAAAAAGCGTTAATTGGGGCGAGCCCAGAGCTATTAATCTCAAAAAACGGATTAAAAGTGACGGCTAATCCGTTAGCTGGTTCTGCGCCACGTAGTCAATATCCCGATGAGGATACTAAGCTTTCATCTGCTTTACTTAGCTCTGTAAAAGATCGCCATGAGCATGCCGTCGTGGTCGATTCCGTAGTAGAAGCGTTAAAACCTTTTTGCAAGTCACTCTACGTACCAGAAGAGCCGTCGCTGCTTCATACAAAAACAATGTGGCATTTATCTTCTGTTATTGAAGGTACGCTGGCATCTGAAGAAGTGACGTCGCTTCAATTAGCTCAAGCACTTCATCCGACACCAGCAGTATGCGGGACACCGACTCCCATCGCTAAAAAGGCGATTTTATCGATTGAACCTTTTGATCGCGGCTTGTTTACAGGGATGGTTGGTTGGAATGACAGTCGTGGAGACGGTGAATGGATAGTGACGATTCGATGCGCGGAGGTGGCAGATTATTCGCTAAAGCTTTTCGCAGGGGCTGGTATTGTTAACGGCTCAACTCCAGAAGGCGAATTAGCAGAGACCTCCGCTAAATTTCAAACGATGCTGCAAGCGGTTGGGATGTCTCGAGATGAGGCAGTTTTGATAAGGGGGAGAAAGGATGCTGAAACATTATAA
- a CDS encoding (2,3-dihydroxybenzoyl)adenylate synthase codes for MLKHYKPWPEKLKTHYKEMGCWEDKTFGQMLSDRASIYGNRTAIVDHQSRVTYKELDNRVNKLAAGLQRIGLSREDRVVVQLPNTLDFIEVIFALFRLGAIPVFSLLSHRDSEIRYFCEFSEAKAYIIPGDGYGYGFKQLAKTIQTDVTSVNTIIVADEDGGDFYSLNDLYENETALPDIKADDVAFFQLSGGSTGLPKMIARTHNEYMYSLRMSADVCQLDETSVYLAVLPAAHNYPLSSPGVLGTMYAGGRVVLSKGASPDEAFPLIEQERVTITAIVPPLALIWLEAVPTRHYDLSSLRVLQVGGSKLSAEAAKKVTPVFGCTLQQVYGMAEGLVNYTRLNDSDDVIIQTQGKPMSVYDDIRVVDEEDNEVAQGEIGELLTRGPYTIRGYYKAEEHNEKAFTADGYYRTGDLVRVSEDGYITVIDRVKDQINRAGEKIAAEEVENYLLAHPAVRDVAIVAMPDKWLGEKSCAFVISRDHDLKATDLIAFLRTEGLADYKIPDRIEWMANFPKTAIGKVNKKELRRLIKVKLNDRDQSNVMKK; via the coding sequence ATGCTGAAACATTATAAGCCTTGGCCTGAAAAGTTAAAAACGCATTATAAAGAAATGGGCTGCTGGGAAGACAAAACGTTCGGTCAAATGTTAAGTGATCGTGCTAGCATATACGGAAACCGCACGGCTATCGTCGATCATCAATCACGAGTCACCTATAAAGAATTAGACAACCGTGTGAATAAGCTGGCGGCAGGGCTTCAACGTATTGGACTCTCTCGTGAGGACCGGGTTGTCGTTCAATTGCCGAATACATTGGATTTTATAGAGGTGATTTTCGCCCTTTTCCGACTTGGCGCTATCCCTGTTTTTTCACTCCTTTCCCATCGTGACAGTGAGATCCGTTATTTCTGTGAATTTAGTGAAGCAAAAGCATATATCATTCCAGGAGATGGATACGGTTATGGCTTCAAACAGTTAGCTAAGACAATTCAAACAGACGTCACAAGCGTGAATACCATTATAGTGGCAGATGAGGATGGCGGCGATTTTTATTCATTAAACGACTTGTATGAAAATGAGACAGCATTACCAGACATAAAGGCAGACGATGTGGCGTTCTTTCAATTGTCAGGTGGAAGCACAGGCTTGCCGAAAATGATTGCCCGGACACATAACGAATATATGTATAGTCTGCGAATGAGTGCAGACGTCTGCCAACTGGATGAGACAAGCGTTTACTTAGCTGTATTACCAGCGGCTCATAACTATCCGTTAAGCTCACCTGGCGTGCTCGGAACAATGTATGCCGGAGGAAGAGTTGTCCTTTCTAAAGGAGCAAGCCCAGATGAAGCATTTCCACTGATTGAACAAGAAAGGGTCACCATAACAGCGATTGTACCCCCTCTTGCGTTAATTTGGCTTGAAGCAGTTCCGACACGGCATTATGATTTATCATCCCTTCGTGTCCTACAAGTAGGAGGTTCTAAACTCAGTGCGGAAGCTGCGAAAAAAGTAACGCCTGTCTTTGGTTGTACATTACAACAAGTATATGGCATGGCAGAAGGGCTCGTTAATTACACACGTCTTAATGATTCCGATGACGTGATTATACAGACACAAGGAAAACCAATGTCAGTTTATGACGACATTCGTGTCGTCGATGAAGAAGATAATGAGGTGGCACAAGGAGAGATCGGCGAGTTGTTGACAAGGGGACCCTATACCATTAGAGGCTATTATAAAGCCGAGGAGCATAATGAGAAAGCTTTTACGGCAGATGGCTATTATCGAACTGGGGACTTAGTTCGTGTCTCAGAGGACGGCTATATAACAGTAATAGATCGCGTGAAGGATCAAATTAATCGCGCAGGGGAAAAAATTGCTGCTGAGGAAGTTGAAAATTATTTGCTGGCCCATCCAGCAGTGAGAGATGTGGCTATCGTCGCCATGCCTGATAAATGGCTTGGTGAAAAATCATGCGCCTTTGTTATCTCTAGAGATCATGACTTGAAGGCAACTGATTTGATAGCCTTTTTACGAACGGAAGGACTGGCTGATTATAAGATTCCTGATCGTATTGAATGGATGGCAAATTTTCCGAAAACAGCGATAGGTAAAGTAAATAAAAAGGAGCTACGACGTCTCATTAAAGTTAAATTGAATGATCGTGATCAAAGTAACGTGATGAAAAAGTGA
- a CDS encoding isochorismatase family protein has protein sequence MTIPTIKPYQMPTKTNLPENKVPWNADPKRSALLIHDMENYFLDKYDQETSPFTELIQHIQQLKIECERLDIPVIYSAQPGGQTLEKRGLLYDFWGKGVPDNEEKTAIHNSVALTGNDILLTKWRYSAFKQTNLLEILREKGRDQLMICGVYAHIGCLMTAGEAFMEDIQPFMITDAMADFSAEYHRMAITYVAERCGIVCSTDQLIEDWQENTPVQAIPSALPETKDDLRLQVAEIMDESVESMTLRDNLIEKGLDSIRIMSLVEKWRQGGAEVTFTDLAEQPTLEQWWALLTATSETIY, from the coding sequence ATGACAATACCGACGATTAAACCTTATCAGATGCCAACGAAGACAAATCTCCCTGAAAATAAAGTACCGTGGAATGCTGATCCAAAGCGTTCTGCTCTTCTTATTCATGATATGGAGAATTACTTTTTAGACAAATATGATCAAGAAACGTCCCCATTTACTGAACTTATTCAACATATTCAACAACTAAAAATAGAATGTGAGCGTCTAGATATTCCAGTTATTTATTCCGCGCAGCCAGGTGGTCAAACATTGGAAAAACGGGGACTCTTATATGACTTTTGGGGAAAAGGTGTGCCGGATAACGAGGAGAAAACAGCGATTCATAACTCGGTGGCACTGACAGGTAACGATATATTACTAACGAAATGGCGTTATAGTGCCTTTAAGCAGACGAATTTGCTTGAAATATTACGAGAAAAGGGCCGAGATCAACTGATGATATGTGGTGTATACGCGCATATAGGCTGCTTGATGACAGCAGGTGAGGCATTTATGGAGGATATCCAGCCTTTTATGATCACAGATGCGATGGCAGACTTTTCAGCTGAGTATCATCGGATGGCCATCACTTATGTAGCAGAACGTTGCGGGATTGTGTGTTCCACAGACCAACTCATCGAGGACTGGCAGGAGAATACTCCTGTACAAGCAATCCCTTCCGCCTTACCAGAGACGAAGGATGATTTACGTCTGCAAGTAGCCGAAATCATGGATGAATCAGTAGAGAGTATGACGTTACGTGACAATTTGATCGAAAAAGGCTTGGACTCTATTAGGATAATGAGTCTTGTTGAAAAATGGCGACAGGGAGGGGCAGAGGTGACATTTACTGATCTAGCTGAACAACCAACGCTAGAGCAGTGGTGGGCTCTACTTACAGCAACATCAGAAACAATCTATTAA